In a single window of the Notamacropus eugenii isolate mMacEug1 chromosome 4, mMacEug1.pri_v2, whole genome shotgun sequence genome:
- the NDUFB7 gene encoding NADH dehydrogenase [ubiquinone] 1 beta subcomplex subunit 7, producing the protein MGAHLTRRYFWDAEAEPDPLHMPTFPPDYGFQGRKERMMVATQQEMNDAQLLLQQRDYCAHHLIRLLKCKRDSFPNFLACGHEKHVWDLCEHQDYVGRMKEFERERRLLARQKQRAKSEVSEPK; encoded by the exons ATGGGTGCGCACCTGACTCGACGCTATTTTTGGGACGCAGAAGCGGAGCCCGACCCGTTGCACATGCCCACTTTTCCCCCGGATTATGGTTTCCAGGGACGCAAGGAGCGAA TGATGGTCGCCACACAGCAGGAAATGAATGATGCACAGCTGCTGCTGCAACAGCGGGATTACTGCGCACACCATCTCATCCGACTACTCAAGTGTAAGAGGGACAGCTTTCCCAACTTCCTGGCCTGTGGCCATGAGAAACACGTCTGGGACCTCTGCGAGCACCAGGA CTATGTGGGCCGCATGAAAGAGTTTGAGCGGGAACGGCGTTTGCTGGCACGACAGAAGCAGCGGGCAAAGAGTGAAGTTTCAGAGCCAAAATAG
- the TECR gene encoding very-long-chain enoyl-CoA reductase isoform X3, translating into MSMKIQVEPNATIAEIKNLFTKSHPQWYAARQSLRLDPKGKSLKDEDILQNLPVGTTATLYFRDLGAQISWVTVFLTEYAGPLLIYLLFYFRVPFIYSHKYDFTSSRHTVVHLACICHSFHYIKRLLETLFVHRFSHGTMPLRNIFKNCTYYWGFAAWMAYYINHPLYTPPTYGSQQVKLALGIFVLCQLGNFSIHIALRNLRPAGSKTRKIPYPTKNPFTWLFLLVSCPNYTYEVGSWIGFAIMTQCLPVALFSLVGFIQMTIWAKGKHRSYLKEFRDYPPLRSPIIPFLL; encoded by the exons ATGAGCATGAAAATACAG GTGGAACCCAATGCCACCATTGCCGAGATCAAGAACCTCTTCACAAAATCAC ATCCCCAGTGGTATGCTGCCCGGCAGTCCTTGCGGCTGGATCCTA AGGGCAAGTCCTTGAAGGATGAAGACATTCTGCAGAACCTGCCTGTGGGGACCACAGCCACACTTTACTTCCGGGATCTGGGAGCCCAAATCAGCTGGGTGACG GTATTCCTGACAGAGTATGCTGGCCCTCTCCTCATTTACCTACTATTCTACTTCCGAGTCCCCTTCATCTACAGTCACAAGTATGACTTCACATCTAGCCGGCACACTGTGGTTCA TCTTGCCTGTATTTGTCACTCATTCCACTACATCAAGCGCTTACTGGAGACGCTATTTGTTCACCGTTTCTCTCATGGGACAATGCCCTTGCGTAACATCTTCAAG AATTGCACCTACTACTGGGGTTTTGCTGCCTGGATGGCCTATTATATCAACCACCCTCTCTACACTCCCCCAA cATATGGTAGTCAGCAGGTGAAACTGGCACTTGGCATTTTTGTG ctctgccagcTAGGTAACTTCTCCATTCACATCGCTCTGAGGAATCTGCGGCCCGCAG GTTCCAAGACCCGGAAGATACCTTATCCGACCAAGAACCCCTTCACATGGCTCTTCCTGTTGGTGTCATGTCCCAATTACACATATGAG GTGGGGTCCTGGATTGGGTTTGCcatcatgacccagtgcctcccAG TGGCTCTCTTCTCCCTTGTGGGCTTCATCCAAATGACCATCTGGGCCAAAGGGAAACATCGCAGCTACCTGAAGGAGTTCCGGGATTACCCCCCACTACGCTCTCCCATtatccccttccttctctaa
- the TECR gene encoding very-long-chain enoyl-CoA reductase isoform X2, with protein MKHCEVEILDAKTREKLCFLDKVEPNATIAEIKNLFTKSHPQWYAARQSLRLDPKGKSLKDEDILQNLPVGTTATLYFRDLGAQISWVTVFLTEYAGPLLIYLLFYFRVPFIYSHKYDFTSSRHTVVHLACICHSFHYIKRLLETLFVHRFSHGTMPLRNIFKNCTYYWGFAAWMAYYINHPLYTPPTYGSQQVKLALGIFVLCQLGNFSIHIALRNLRPAGSKTRKIPYPTKNPFTWLFLLVSCPNYTYEVGSWIGFAIMTQCLPVALFSLVGFIQMTIWAKGKHRSYLKEFRDYPPLRSPIIPFLL; from the exons GTGGAGATTCTGGATGCCAAGACACGGGAGAAGCTATGTTTCCTGGATAAG GTGGAACCCAATGCCACCATTGCCGAGATCAAGAACCTCTTCACAAAATCAC ATCCCCAGTGGTATGCTGCCCGGCAGTCCTTGCGGCTGGATCCTA AGGGCAAGTCCTTGAAGGATGAAGACATTCTGCAGAACCTGCCTGTGGGGACCACAGCCACACTTTACTTCCGGGATCTGGGAGCCCAAATCAGCTGGGTGACG GTATTCCTGACAGAGTATGCTGGCCCTCTCCTCATTTACCTACTATTCTACTTCCGAGTCCCCTTCATCTACAGTCACAAGTATGACTTCACATCTAGCCGGCACACTGTGGTTCA TCTTGCCTGTATTTGTCACTCATTCCACTACATCAAGCGCTTACTGGAGACGCTATTTGTTCACCGTTTCTCTCATGGGACAATGCCCTTGCGTAACATCTTCAAG AATTGCACCTACTACTGGGGTTTTGCTGCCTGGATGGCCTATTATATCAACCACCCTCTCTACACTCCCCCAA cATATGGTAGTCAGCAGGTGAAACTGGCACTTGGCATTTTTGTG ctctgccagcTAGGTAACTTCTCCATTCACATCGCTCTGAGGAATCTGCGGCCCGCAG GTTCCAAGACCCGGAAGATACCTTATCCGACCAAGAACCCCTTCACATGGCTCTTCCTGTTGGTGTCATGTCCCAATTACACATATGAG GTGGGGTCCTGGATTGGGTTTGCcatcatgacccagtgcctcccAG TGGCTCTCTTCTCCCTTGTGGGCTTCATCCAAATGACCATCTGGGCCAAAGGGAAACATCGCAGCTACCTGAAGGAGTTCCGGGATTACCCCCCACTACGCTCTCCCATtatccccttccttctctaa